The following coding sequences lie in one Aspergillus puulaauensis MK2 DNA, chromosome 3, nearly complete sequence genomic window:
- the RIM9 gene encoding putative pH signal transduction protein PalI (COG:U;~EggNog:ENOG410PII9;~InterPro:IPR009571;~PFAM:PF06687;~SECRETED:SignalP(1-26);~TransMembrane:3 (n9-22c26/27o86-109i121-147o153-175i);~go_component: GO:0005886 - plasma membrane [Evidence IEA]) encodes MLLKPATPLTILLLVAFVLLLLSVISTPIVKNIPLATFDNVEYGVFGYCKSGDCTAIHVGYTTEEIKNTGSTDGDFNLPSDARKSLSSILIVHPIAAFLTLICLCLAAAAHFHAPSHSPRYLLALLILLLPTLLVSLLAFLVDILLFVPHLSWGGWIVLAATIILVTCGVVTCAMRRTLVSRKARKRRIAENAEMSGQNYYNRQNTAAAALNDPKPMVPETKETFVTGAQSPDSSGPTFAAFRTNTQESDDDRTPLNNPNDRIVQDSAYPSRVPGDSGRYNTPRNDFGNPLPPAAYNPASRMRTPGPPDSRMRDPYSDPRRVPPPGFASRGRGGYPPRGGYGRGGPYGGPYGPNSRGPPPGRGGPMGRGGPPVPMGRGGYRPPPPAGGYGPGAQPIVEDEYSYRGPSPRQQSPGPPGQAIEMMPQPRRESEPLEDMPDSNHMHAISTDNQVEPISPSVYSRTASYTPPRTNWTPHAYQAEPTLPFQPKPPIQPRHIRSNSGGMYYEDEDPVYTSQNESAVGNPRLPSALTPGNTGEQKSKENEVERPSSPAASEVSHFTSISERPINPKWRPPPMPAQAVQQKRDVLLENNPDFDLRAGMGAGGRMPPLPGASNSRYPIP; translated from the exons ATGTTACTCAAACCCGCGACCCCGTTAaccatccttcttctggTCGCCttcgtccttcttcttctctccgtcATATCAACACCTATCGTCAAGAATATTCCGCTGGCAACATTTGACAATGTTGAATATGGTGTCTTCGGTTACTGCAAATCAGGCGATTGCACCGCGATTCATGTTGGATATACCACAG AGGAAATTAAGAACACCGGGAGCACCGACGGCGACTTCAATCTCCCTTCGGACGCTCGGAAATCCCTTTCCTCCATCCTTATCGTGCACCCTATCGCTGCTTTTCTCACGTTGATATGCCTCTGTCTTGCTGCAGCAGCTCATTTCCATGCCCCGTCGCATTCTCCCCGTTATCTTCTCGCCTTGTTAATTCTACTCCTTCCGACCCTTCTTGTTTCACTGCTTGCTTTCCTGGTCGATATACTACTGTTTGTGCCACATTTGTCATGGGGCGGCTGGATCGTTCTGGCCGCGACAATCATCTTGGTCACATGTGGTGTCGTCACCTGCGCAATGCGCCGAACTCTGGTTAGTCGCAAGGCTCGAAAGAGGCGCATCGCGGAGAATGCCGAAATGAGTGGGCAGAACTACTACAATCGCCAAAATACAGCTGCAGCCGCTTTGAATGACCCCAAGCCGATGGTACCGGAAACCAAAGAGACATTCGTCACTGGGGCCCAGAGCCCAGATTCTTCTGGTCCTACGTTTGCCGCCTTCCGCACTAACACACAGGAAAGTGACGATGATCGTACGCCTTTGAACAATCCAAATGACCGTATCGTGCAGGACAGCGCGTACCCATCGCGAGTTCCAGGAGATTCAGGGCGTTATAATACCCCTCGAAATGACTTTGGCAATCCTCTACCGCCAGCAGCATACAATCCCGCGTCTAGAATGCGCACACCTGGCCCTCCAGACTCTAGAATGCGCGATCCATATTCAGATCCTCGAAGGGTCCCACCTCCGGGCTTTGCCTCACGCGGCCGTGGTGGGTATCCACCCCGCGGAGGGTATGGACGTGGCGGGCCGTATGGTGGTCCCTATGGGCCTAATTCCCGTGGCCCTCCTCCTGGCCGAGGGGGTCCTATGGGCCGCGGAGGTCCTCCAGTGCCGATGGGACGTGGAGGGTATCGACCGCCACCCCCGGCAGGCGGATATGGTCCTGGTGCACAGCCAatagttgaagatgaatACAGTTATCGCGGACCATCGCCTCGCCAGCAGTCCCCAGGACCACCCGGCCAGGCCATTGAAATGATGCCTCAACCGCGGCGTGAATCGGAGCCTCTGGAGGACATGCCTGATTCCAATCATATGCATGCTATTTCGACCGACAATCAAGTCGAACCCATCAGCCCCTCGGTTTACAGCCGGACAGC GTCGTACACTCCGCCTCGCACAAACTGGACACCGCACGCGTACCAAGCAGAGCCAACTCTACCATTTCAACCCAAACCGCCGATTCAGCCACGCCATATCCGTTCCAATTCAGGCGGTATGTATtacgaagatgaagacccCGTGTATACGAGTCAAAACGAGTCGGCAGTTGGCAACCCACGGTTGCCTTCCGCGTTGACACCAGGCAATACTGGTGAGCAAAAGTCGAAGGAAAATGAGGTGGAACGTCCCAGCTCACCTGCTGCTAGCGAAGTAAGCCATTTCACATCAATCTCCGAGCGGCCAATCAACCCAAAGTGGCGACCGCCGCCGATGCCGGCGCAAGCTGTCCAGCAGAAACGCGACGTCTTGCTCGAGAACAACCCCGATTTTGATCTCCGAGCCGGCATGGGAGCAGGCGGCCGCATGCCACCACTACCGGGCGCAAGCAATTCGAGATACCCAATCCCTTGA
- a CDS encoding uncharacterized protein (COG:I;~EggNog:ENOG410PU8V;~InterPro:IPR001753,IPR029045;~PFAM:PF16113,PF00378;~go_function: GO:0003824 - catalytic activity [Evidence IEA]), with product MTAANIITNTIRRTSGSRPIATVTISRPSKLNSLNSHLLNLLTQEIRSIPQSHPDILAVILTGHGTKSFVGGADIGEMATLASPAAAREFITKVHTACKSIRDCPVPVIGRINGYALGAGLEIAASCDFRVASRNAVFGMPEVNVGIPSVVEAALLPGLIGWGRTRRLLMLGENISAAAALQWGLVEKVVEPDNLDHAVDEWAQLLERSGPHAVRQQKKLIRQWEQLGLDSAIEAGIPAFAESFESGGEGQLMLSEFFERRQKSK from the exons ATGACAGCAGCGAATATCATTACAAACACTATCCGTCGAACTAGCGGCAGCAGGCCTATTGCAACAGTGACTATTTCTCGACCATCCAAGTTAAACAGTCTGAACTCGCATCTCCTCAACCTTCTTACCCAGGAAATACGCAGTATTCCGCAGAGCCACCCAGATATACTCGCCGTGATTCTAACAGGACATGGCACAAAGTcgtttgttggtggtgcagACATCGGTGAAATGGCCACTCTGGCTTCTCCAGCGGCCGCCCGGGAGTTCATCACGAAAGTCCACACGGCATGTAAAAGCATTCGAGACTGCCCGGTGCCAGTGATAGGACGTATAAATGGATATGCGTTGGGTGCAGGTCTAGAGATCGCCGCGAGCTGCGATTTCCGCGTCGCCAGCCGAAACGCAGTGTTTGGTATGCCTGAG GTCAACGTTGGAATTCCCAGCGTTGTAGAAGCGGCCCTCTTGCCTGGATTAATCGGATGGGGACGAACACGTCGACTGCTGATGCTCGGTGAAaacatctccgccgcggCGGCTCTTCAGTGGGGTCTCGTGGAGAAGGTTGTCGAGCCGGATAATCTCGACCACGCGGTGGACGAGTGGGCTCAGCTTCTGGAGAGAAGTGGACCGCACGCTGTTcgccagcagaagaagctcattcGGCAGTGGGAACAACTTGGTCTAGACAGTGCCATTGAAGCTGGGATTCCTGCTTTTGCGGAGTCGTTTGAGAGCGGCGGAGAGGGGCAGCTCATGTTATCCGAGTTCTTTGAGAGGCGGCAGAAGAGCAAATAG
- a CDS encoding uncharacterized protein (COG:S;~EggNog:ENOG410PIPD;~InterPro:IPR012334,IPR011050), translating to MVTDTIFVPAGRRIVGDSFASTISAVGVKFQNPAAVRPMVRFGYPGDVGVAQVTDMLFTVGDILPGCKMVEVNIAGAHPGDVGFWNTHIRVGGAVGSKVQSQCAGGPAKCKAAWANLHLTSTSSAYIENMWGWTADHDLDGENGQVIATGRGILVEATAGTWLVGTGFEHHTLYQYNFENAHNVFSTMQQSESAYWQGPGNVLAPAPWQDNLINSDPDFSQCAEGDALCRMGLFERIHASSNLFLYGGCNWVFFNNGGDCQSNNGKCQKNAIQIQDSSAIYLYGTNTKSTINIVLDGHRAIATENDNSGGWGGVVAAYLYAA from the exons ATGGTGACGGACACGATTTTTGTTCCGGCCGGGAGACGCATTGTCGGTGACTCTTTTGCTTCAACCATCAGTGCTGTTGGTGTGAAATTCCAGAACCCGGCTGCTGTTCGGCCCATGGTTAGGTTCGGATATCCTGGGGACGTTGGTGTCGCACAAGTGACTGATATGCTGTTCACGGTTGGAGATATTCTTCCCGGTTGTAAAATG GTCGAAGTGAACATCGCCGGTGCACACCCTGGTGACGTCGGATTCTGGAACACCCATATCCGAGTCGGTGGTGCAGTCGGAAGCAAAGTCCAGAGCCAGTGTGCGGGAGGCCCAGCCAAGTGCAAGGCAGCCTGGGCCAATCTCCATCTCACCAGCACGTCCTCTGCCTATATCGAGAACATGTGGGGATGGACAGCGGACCACGACCTTGACGGCGAGAACGGTCAAGTCATTGCCACTGGGCGCGGCATCCTCGTGGAAGCGACAGCTGGCACCTGGCTCGTTGGAACTGGATTCGAGCACCATACGCTCTACCAGTACAACTTTGAAAATGCGCACAACGTATTCTCCACCATGCAGCAGAGCGAATCGGCATACTGGCAAGGCCCAGGCAACGTGCTGGCCCCTGCTCCTTGGCAGGATAACCTTATTAACAGCGACCCGGACTTCTCGCAGTGTGCTGAGGGAGACGCCCTATGTCGGATGGGATTGTTTGAGCGAATCCATGCTTCGTCGAACCTTTTCCTCTATGGAGGCTGCAACTGGGTGTTTTTCAACAACGGCGGAGACTGCCAGTCAAACAATGGGAAATGCCAGAAGAATGccatccagatccaggacTCGTCAGCAATCTATCTTTATGGCACGAACACCAAGAGTACAATCAACATAGTGCTCGACGGCCACCGCGCGATCGCGACAGAAAATGATAATTCCGGTGGCTGGGGAGGTGTCGTCGCCGCGTACCTCTACGCTGCATAA
- a CDS encoding M50 family metallopeptidase (COG:S;~EggNog:ENOG410PJFD;~PFAM:PF13398;~TransMembrane:7 (o32-51i63-84o104-127i134-150o156-174i179-196o228-249i)), translating to MAPYHEFLTQRAVEATESHLSKRDLTVNHTQAVTLGVMGAYVVVIAILWNLPFLRYSLWPFKMLVIAFHEFGHAITACCTGGRVKSISLDPHEGGVTHMQGGMTAITLPAGYLGSSIIGALLIFAGFNITASKVASIVLGVCFLLTLWWARRDWLTIITVLLAVGLLVACWFIAHGQALRWVVLFIGVMSALYSVWDICDDLILRKVNSSDASVFAQRYGGSSRCWGLLWSLVSLIFIAIAIVAGIAAFPQSFSQQEDDSKGFLPTKF from the exons ATGGCGCCCTATCATGAATTCCTCACTCAACGCGCCGTCGAGGCGACGGAGTCTCACCTCTCCAAGCGTGACCTCACCGTCAATCACACCCAGGCCGTTACCCTCGGTGTTATGGGCGCCTATGTCGTTGTAATCGCTATTCTCTGGAACCTGCCATTTCTGCGATACTCTCTATGGCCCTTTAAG ATGCTCGTGATCGCCTTCCACGAATTCGGCCACGCGATAACAGCCTGCTGCACAGGCGGGCGCGTGAAATCCATCTCTCTCGACCCCCACGAGGGCGGCGTCACCCATATGCAGGGTGGCATGACCGCGATCACCCTGCCGGCGGGGTACCTGGGGTCGTCGATTATCGGGGCGCTGCTGATCTTCGCCGGGTTCAATATCACCGCGAGTAAAGTTGCGAGTATCGTTCTCGGCGTATGCTTTCTGTTGACGCTTTGGTGGGCGCGTCGGGATTGGTTGACCATCATTACGGTGCTGTTGGCCGTCGGGTTGTTGGTTGCTTGCTGGTTTATTGCGCATGGGCAGGCGCTTAGATGGGTTGTT CTCTTTATCGGCGTCATGTCGGCTCTTTATAGTGTCTGGGATATC TGCGACGACCTCATCCTCCGAAAAGTGAACTCCTCTGACGCAAGCGTCTTCGCCCAGCGCTACGGCGGCTCCTCGCGCTGCTGGGGTCTCCTCTGGTCGCTGGTTTCTCTCATTTTTATTGCTATCGCAATCGTTGCTGGCATTGCAGCGTTCCCACAGTCGTTTAGccagcaggaggatgatTCAAAGGGATTCCTGCCGACGAAATTCTAA
- a CDS encoding uncharacterized protein (CAZy:GH55;~COG:S;~EggNog:ENOG410PIPD;~InterPro:IPR012334,IPR011050,IPR024535;~PFAM:PF12708;~SECRETED:SignalP(1-21)), with protein MAFSLIQILGLLLCFNARAIAQEDKFRLIPGLDTMLKETYTPESMLRGIPFDIQDTTMQPWEELLNVTHSPNREPLSCSSSGSPKFWYEEIEHNGESSFLAPEHKKSYKVFRNVVVDHHADNTGKSDASEALQNAIKAGSSGGPARDAHKMGTTGQPAIVYLPGGTYLLKNALQLYVGTVLVGDPTNPPVLKAAPGFSGDHMIYAKDPNYGGTINFYISIKNIVLDSTGLDPATTITLLDWTVSQATQLANVQFNMPPNPTSHIGLSTQYDYNSNIIVNDLRFNGGNVGMKLNGQQWVFKNIVFSGTKTGVIAGGTDIVFLGCQFNNGHTGIDATGTSGSLTVVDSSASGLEHFVIAGESNGAGNSVILENVQNSGATVTVDGKPLVSGSIENTWVRGHLVRYSLFWIWRMMPG; from the exons ATGGCATTCTCTCTAATTCAGATACTGGGGCTGTTGCTCTGCTTCAATGCCCGTGCTATCGCCCAGGAAGACAAGTTCAGGTTAATCCCTGGTCTTGATACGATGCTTAAAGAAACATATACTCCCGAGAGTATGCT ACGAGGCATCCCCTTTGACATCCAGGACACCACTATGCAACCATGGGAAGAGCTGCTTAATGTAACTCACTCGCCAAACCGGGAGCCGCTCAGCTGCTCGTCGTCAGGCTCCCCAAAGTTCTGGTATGAGGAAATCGAGCACAACGGCGAGTCGTCCTTCCTCGCGCCGGAACACAAGAAAAGCTACAAGGTTTTCCGaaatgtcgtcgtcgatcACCATGCCGACAATACTGGCAAGTCCGATGCTTCGGAAGCTCTACAGAATGCGATCAAAG CCGGTTCTTCTGGAGGTCCCGCGCGAGACGCCCATAAAATGGGAACAACTGGACAACCCGCGATTGTCTACTTACCCGGAGGTACTTACCTACTAAAGAACGCGCTCCAGCTCTACGTCGGAACTGTCTTGGTGGGAGACCCAACCAATCCCCCTGTATTGAAAGCAGCACCTGGGTTCTCCGGTGACCATATGATATACGCGAAGGACCCCAACTATGGCGGGACCATCAACTTTTATATTAGCATCAAGAACATTGTGCTTGACTCGACAGGCCTTGACCCAGCCACGACTATTACGCTCCTTGACTGGACCGTCAGCCAAGCGACCCAGTTGGCCAACGTCCAGTTCAACATGCCCCCAAACCCTACATCTCACATCGGCTTGTCCACCCAGTACGATTACAACAGTAATATCATCGTG AATGATTTACGGTTCAATGGCGGGAATGTCGGTATGAAGCTCAACGGACAGCAATGGGTATTCAAGAATATCGTCTTTAGCGGCACGAAAACTGGAGTAATTGCAGGTGGAACGGATATCGTCTTCCTAGGTTGCCAATTCAACAACGGCCATACCGGTATTGATGCGACTGGCACGTCCGGATCTCTGACCGTGGTCGACTCTAGCGCCTCGGGTTTGGAACATTTTGTCATTGCTGGTGAGTCGAATGGCGCTGGGAATTCGGTTATTCTGGAAAACGTTCAGAATTCTGGGGCTACGGTGACTGTGGACGGGAAGCCCCTCGTGAGTGGCAGCATAGAGAACACCTGGGTTCGTGGGCACTTGGTAAGATACTCCCTGTTCTGGATATGGCGGATGATGCCAGGCTGA
- a CDS encoding YoaK family protein (COG:S;~EggNog:ENOG410PV62;~InterPro:IPR010699;~PFAM:PF06912;~TransMembrane:6 (i91-114o140-163i175-197o209-230i271-288o294-314i)) has translation MQRPPRPSTEIEIEPATTAPDFSNNRLTYWDTTAGSLPPQYDSKEPGGLWSVGGSTAVSLTGNPATLSDEEPTTWQSSLSRHMRCNIDPHYTDIFLVMCGFVSGLVDGLSFNAWGSFSSMQTGNTVFIALGVSGQPAYPAYLWAKSLIAVTVFIMANILFIQVGRALGSRRRSTLILSFAVQTAAIIVAALLVQLKVVDPKPEDPRAPIQWMQVLPISLLAFQAGGQIVASRVLEFDELPTVVLTTLLCDLLVDPNLGAALKANPKRNRRVGGFIALFLGAMTAGGLSKVTEMAASLWLAMGIKLIITVSWFMWKGERSKKIEGIGSV, from the exons ATGCAACGCCCTCCGAGACCCTCGACGGAAATAGAGATAGAGCCCGCTACAACGGCTCCCGATTTCAGCAACAACCGCCTCACATATTGGGATACGACTGCAGGGTCTCTACCACCCCAGTATGATTCCAAAGAGCCCGGAGGGCTATGGTCCGTAGGGGGCAGTACGGCTGTCTCCCTTACGGGCAATCCAGCTACACTCTCCGACGAAGAGCCTACTACATGGCAGTCAAGCCTTTCTAGACATATGAGGTGCAACATCGACCCCCATTACACCGATATCTTCCTCGTTATGTGCGGCTTTGTCAGTGGTCTTGTGGACGGACTGTCCTTCAATGCATGGGGCAGCTTCAGCAGTATGCAAACAG GGAACACTGTCTTCATAGCCCTAGGCGTATCCGGACAACCAGCCTATCCTGCCTACCTCTGGGCCAAATCCCTAATCGCTGTTACCGTTTTCATAATGGCAAACATCCTCTTTATCCAGGTAGGCCGTGCTCTGGGTTCCCGCCGTCGATCAACATTGATACTATCCTTCGCGGTTCAGACCGCTGCCATCATTGTAGCCGCTCTTCTGGTCCAGCTTAAGGTTGTAGACCCGAAGCCGGAAGACCCTCGAGCCCCGATTCAGTGGATGCAGGTGCTGCCAATATCCCTATTAGCCTTTCAAGCTGGGGGGCAGATCGTTGCATCCAGGGTTTTGGAATTCGATGAGCTTCCAACCGTCGTGCTTACTACCCTGCTCTGCGACTTGCTTGTGGACCCAAATCTGGGAGCTGCTTTAAAGGCTAACCCTAAGCGTAACCGACGAGTTGGAGGGTTTATTGCTCTCTTTCTTGGTGCGATGACAGCAGGAGGGCTGTCAAAGGTGACCGAGATGGCAGCAAGTCTCTGGCTCGCTATGGGAATTAAACTGATTATCACCGTCAGTTGGTTTATGTGGAAAGGAGAGCGTAGCAAGAAGATCGAAGGCATTGGGTCTGTATGA
- the SED5 gene encoding t-SNARE syntaxin (BUSCO:EOG09263J3H;~COG:U;~EggNog:ENOG410PGDE;~InterPro:IPR021538,IPR000727,IPR010989;~PFAM:PF11416,PF05739;~TransMembrane:1 (i323-342o);~go_component: GO:0016020 - membrane [Evidence IEA];~go_process: GO:0016192 - vesicle-mediated transport [Evidence IEA]): MTGPSIQDRTGEFQAILGQAQKRAASSKVGSQRQALLSDSQRRQANGSLDSAEHGKRTRSEFARRAADIGRGITATTAKLRRLAELAKRKTLFDDRPVEISELTYVIKQDLASLNQHIASLQALTLSQHPKSNRSKTDQEGEHNDNVVVMLQGKLADVGANFKDVLEVRTKNIQASRSRTENFVSSVSSKSQAALDTQRSDSPLYPSGRRTPQPGGASDLLTLEPSNQSPLGRPSMQSDQQLLMMEEAESSNSYIQSRGEAIDTIERTINELGGIFGQLAQMVSEQTEMIQRIDANTEDVVDNVQGAQRELMKYWTRVSGNRWLIAKMFGVLMIFFLLWVLISG, translated from the exons ATGACTGGCCCGTCGATACAAGATCGCACGGGCGAATTCCAGGCCATCCTTGGACAAGCCCAGAAACGTGCAGCGTCCTCGAAAGTTGGATCTCAGCGACAAGCGTTATTATCAGACTCCCAGCGACGACAGGCAAATGGCTCTTTGGACAGTGCAGAACATGGCAAGAGGACCAGGTCGGAGTTCGCTCGACGCGCGGCGGACATTGGGCGGGGAATCACGGCGACAACGGCGAAGCTCCGAAGATTGGCAGAGC TTGCGAAACGAAAGACGCTTTTCGATGACAGGCCGGTCGAAATCTCCGAGTTGACGTATGTCATCAAGCAGGATCTCGCGTCGCTGAACCAGCACATTGCCTCGCTACAAGCACTCACACTTTCGCAACATCCAAAATCTAACCGATCAAAAACGGATCAGGAAGGAGAGCATAATGATAAT GTTGTGGTCATGCTACAAGGCAAACTGGCAGACGTGGGTGCCAATTTTAAGGACGTCCTTGAGGTCCGCACCAAGAACATTCAAGCTTCTCGTTCAAGGACAGAAAATTTTGTCTCATCTGTTTCGTCCAAGTCACAAGCTGCTCTGGACACCCAGCGGTCAGATTCTCCTCTCTATCCGTCCGGACGAAGAACACCACAACCGGGCGGCGCGTCGGATCTGTTGACTCTAGAACCATCGAATCAGTCCCCTCTAGGCCGCCCATCCATGCAGTCTGATCAGCAACTTTTGATgatggaagaggcggagTCGAGTAACTCGTATATTCAATCCCGTGGTGAGGCGATTGACACTATTGAGAGGACGATCAATGAGTTAGGCGGCATCTTCGGTCAGCTTGCACAAATGGTCAGCGAACAAACCGAAATGATCCAACGGATAGATGCCAACACAGAAGATGTGGTGGATAACGTTCAAGGCGCACAGCGCGAACTCATGAAATACTGGACACGGGTTTCAGGGAACCGATGGCTAATTGCTAAGATGTTTGGGGTTCTAATG atcttctttcttctctgggTGTTGATATCTGGATAG